TGGCGGCGCTGCGCTCCGACAGGCGGGCATTGGCCAGCACCATGGGCACGCCGGCGCGCTGGGCCTCGTGCAGCAGCACCGGCCAGATCTCGGTTTCCATCAGCACGCCCACGCTGGGGCGGAAGTGGCGCACAAAGCGCTGCACCGCACCCGGCGTGTCATAGGGCAGCCAGGCCTGCAGGTCGCCCGGCTGCATCAGGCGCTGGCCGGCGCTGCGGCCGGTGGCCGTGCCGTGGGTGAACAGCATGCGCAAGCCGGGCCGGTGGCGGCGCAAGGCCTCCACCAGCGGCAGCGCGGCGCGCGCCTCGCCCAGCGAGACGGCGTGCAGCCACAGCGCGCCCGGCGCCGGCGCCGGTTCGGCATAACGCCCCAGGCGCTCGGCCAGGTGCTCGCGGTAGCCCGGCTCGCTGCGGCCGCGCCGCCACAGGCGCAGCAGGTACAGCGGCGTGGCCAGCCACAGCAGCGCGCCGTAGACGGCGCGCACCACAGCCTGCCAGCCGGTGCGCAACATCAGCGCAGCTCGCGTGGCGGGTGACAGGCGCCCTGCGCTCAGTGCGCGGCCTGCTGGATGTGCGCGTCGGGCTTGACCTCGCGCAGCGCGGCCATGAACTGCTTCTCGATGCGCGCCAGCGCCTCGGCGCTGTGGCCTTCAAAGCGCAGCACCAGCACCGGCGTGGTGTTGCTGCCGCGAATCAGGCCGAAGCCGTCGGCGAAGTCGACGCGCAGGCCGTCGATGGTGCCAACCTCGCCGCCCGGGAAGGCCAGGCGGCCATCGGCCACGCGAGCCAGCAGATCGGCCACCACCTGGTGGTGCTCGCCCTCGGCGCAGGGCACGTTGAGCTCGGGGGTGGAGAAGCTGGTGGGCAGCGCGTCAAGCACGGCGCTGGGGTTCTTCTCGCGGCTCAGGATCTCGAGCAGGCGGGCGGCCGTGTACATGGCATCGTCGAAGCCGTACCAGCGCTCGCCGAAGAACAGGTGGCCGCTCATCTCGCCGGCAAAGGGCGCGCCAATTTCCTTGAGCTTGGCCTTGACCAGCGAGTGGCCGGTCTTCCACAGCAGCGGCTTGCCGCCGGCGGCCTTGATGACCTCGGGCACGCGCTGCGAGCACTTCACGTCGAAAATGATGTGCGCGCGCTTGTTGCGCTTGAGGATGTCGCGCGCGAACAGCATGATCTGCCGGTCGGGATAAATGATGTTGCCGCCGGCGGTGACCACGCCCAGGCGGTCGCCGTCGCCGTCGAAGGCCAGGCCCAGCTCGGCACCGGTGGCGCGCACCACGGTCTTGAGCACTTCCAGGTTCTCGGGCTTGCTGGGATCGGGGTGGTGGTTGGGGAAGTCGCCGTCCACCTGCGAGTACAGGTCGACCACCTCGCAGCCCATCGCACGCAGGATGCCGGGCGCGCTGGCGCCCGGAATGCCGTTGCCCGAATCGACCACGATCTTCATCGGCCGCTTGAGCTGGCAATCACCCAGGATGCGCTGGGTGTACTCGGCCAGGATGTCCATCTTGCCGACGCGGCCGCGTTTGGCGGTGTAGGTCTCGGACTCCATGCGCTGGCGCAGCTTCTGGATGTCGTCGCCATAGATGGCGCGGCCGGCCAGCACCATCTTGAAGCCGTTGTAGTCCTTGGGGTTGTGGCTGCCGGTGACCTGGATGCCCGAGCTGCAGCCCTGCGCGCTGCGCGTGGCGGCCACGTAATACAGCATCGGCGTGGTCACGGCGCCGAGGTCCACCACGTCGAGACCGGTGCTCTTGAGGCCGCGGATCAGCGCTGCCGCCAGGCCGGGGCCCGAGACACGGCCATCGCGGCCCACCGCCACGGCCTTCTCGCCAGCGGCAACGGCCTCGCTGCCGAAGGCGCGGCCCAGGTGCTCGGCAAAGGTCTCGTCGATCGTCTTGCCGACGACGCCGCGGATATCGTAGGCCTTGAAGACACTGGCGTGGACTTGCATGGGATGGGTGTGTACTGTGAAAGGAAGACCGGGCGGCATTGTAGGCAGCCCCCATGACGCCGCTGACGCGGCCCCGGGGCAGACGCGGCGCCCGGGCCCGGGCCGCCCGTTTGCCGCCCCTGCCGTTGATTGGCGCCAGCGGCTGGCCGGCTGTCGCAAGCCCCGTGCCCGCCAGGGCGGTCTGCCTACACTGCGCCGGCATGAACACCCCCGCTGCCGCTGCCGCTGCCGCCACCGCCACCGCCACCGCCACCGCTGCTCCGGCCGGGCCCGCCCCGGCCGCCCGCCCGAACCTGTGGCAGCAGGCCTGGCGCAACTGGCACGACTGGCGCCACCGCCCGGCCCTGCTCAGCCGCGACTGGTGCCTGGCCTGGCTGTGCACGCTGGCCTTCTGCATGGCCATCGCGCTGATCTTCACGGTGATCGGCTACCTGGTGCACTGCCGCAACGGCTGCCGCGTCAGCCCGGCCGGCTGGGCGCTCTGGTACGGGCGCAACCTGATCGTCAGCCTGAGCATCGGCGCCCTGATCCACCTGATGCACGAAGTGCTCGGCCGAACCTGGCTCACGGTGGCGCGCCTGCGCCGCTGGCCGATGTGGCGGCGCAGCCTGGTGTTCACGCTGGTGACGCTGGTAGGCATGGCCATCGGCTGGCCGCTGGGCATGCAGCTGGCGGGCTTCGACCTCGGCCCGGTGCGCCACTACCTGGGCGGGCAGGCCCGCATCGATGTCACCGGCTCGCTGCTGCTGTCGCTGCTGATCGGCCTGGGCTTTCACCTGTGGTTCAGCGCCAAGGCGCGCCAGCTCGAGGCCGAGCGCCGCGCCACCGAGGCCCAGCTCAAGCTGATGCAGGGCCAGATCGAACCGCACTTCCTGTTCAACACCCTGGCCGGCGTGGTGGCCACGATCGAGGCCGACCCGCCGCGCGCGCGGCAGATGCTGCAGGCCTTCACCGACCACCTGCGCCACGCGCTGGGCGCGCTGCGCCGCGACGACGGCCCGCTGGCCGACGAGCTGGCGCTGGCCGGCACCTACCTGCAGCTGATGCAGCTGCGCATGGAAGACCGGCTGCAGGTGTGCATCGAGGCCGAGCCGGCCGCCGCCGCCGCCGTGGTGCCGCCGCTGCTGCTGCAGCCGCTGATCGAGAACGCCATCCACCACGGGCTGGAGCCGGCCATCGACGGCGGCACCGTCACCGTGCAGGCGCGGGTGCTGGATGGCCGGCTGGTGCTGAGCGTGCACGACAACGGCCGCGGCCTCGATGCCCCGCCCCGCCCCGGCCACCCTGGCCACCGCGGCAACGGCGTGGCCCTGCACAACCTGCGCGAGCGCCTGGCCTCGCGCTACGGCACGGCGGCCACGCTGAGCGTGGTGGCGGCCCACCCCGGCACGCGGGCCACGCTGGTGCTGCCGCTGCAGGCCCCGCCCACCTGAAGCCATGCCGCCACGCTGCCACGCTGCCACGCTGCCACGCTGCCACGCTGCCACGCTGCCACGCTGCCACGCTGCCATCCCCCGGGCACACGATGACGCCATGACAGACCGCCTGCCGGAACACCCCGCCCGCCTGCCCCACGGCCGCCCCGCGCCCACGGCCCTGGTGGCCGATGACGAACCCGCGCTGGCCCGCGCCCTGGTGGCCCAGCTGGCCACGGCCTGGCCGGCACTGCGCATCGTGGCCGTGGCGCGCCACGGCGACGAGGCCGCCGAGCGCATTGCCGCGCTGCAGCCCGACCTGGCCTTTCTGGACATCCAGATGCCCGGCCAGAGCGGGCTGGACGTGGCCGAGGGCATCGAAGGCCCGACCCGGGTGGTCTTTGTCACCGCCTACGACCAGCATGCGGTGCAGGCCTTCGACCAGCAGGCACTCGACTACCTGCTCAAGCCAGTCAGCCACGAGCGCCTGGCGCGCACCGTGGCCCGGCTGCAGCAGCACCTGGCAGCCGACCACGCGGCCGCCACGGGCCAGGCCCCCGCGCCGGCCGCCGATGCCCGGCTGCTGGCCGCCCTGCGCCAGCTGGCCCAGGCCCCGGCCCCGCCGGCCAGCCCGCCGCTGCGCTGGATACGTGCCAGCGCCGGCGACCTGACCCACCAGCTGGCGGTGGAGCAGGTGCTGTTCTTTCGCGCCGACGACAAGTACACCTGCGTGCAGACGGCCGGCGCCGAGCACCTGATCCGCACGCCCATCGTCGAGCTGGCGGCGCAGCTCGATGCGCAGCAGTTCGTGCAGGTGCACCGCTCGACCCTGGTCAACCTGGCGCACCTGGCCGGCACCCGGCGCGACGAGGCCAGCCGCCTGTGGCTGCGCCTGCACGGCTGGCCGCACGAGCTGCCGGTGAGCCGGGCCTACGTGCACCTGTTCAAGCCGATGTAGCGCGCTGCGGGCCGGCGGGGCGCGCCATGCACAGGCCCGAAAACGGCCAGCCGCGGCTCAGGGCCTGCCTATCATCGCGCCATGCCCCGCCCCACCCACACCCCCCTCACCACCCACGGCGACGGCAGCGAGGGTGCGCTGCAGGGCGATGCCGCCTACCAGGTGCTGCGCAGCCGCGATGCGCGCTTTGACGGCCGGCTGTTCGTCGGCGTCACCTCCACCGGCATCTACTGCCGGCCGGTGTGCCGGGTGCGCCAGCCGCGGCGCGAGAACTGCCGCTTCTTCGGCCAGGCGGCGCTGGCCGAGGCGGCGGGCTTTCGCCCCTGCCTGCGCTGCCGGCCCGAGCTGGCGCCCGGCCTGTCGCTGACCGACTCGTCCGATGTGCTGGCCGCCCAGGCCGCGCGCCTGCTGGCCCAGGCGGTGCACGAGGGCGTGGATGACGCGCTGCCGGCCATCCTGCCCGGCGTGGCGGCCCGCCTGGGCATCACCGACCGGCACCTGCGCCGCATCTTCCAGCGCGCCCATGGCGTCACGCCGATGGCCTGGCTCACCACCCAGCGCCTGCTGCTGGCCAAGCAGCTGCTCACCGACACCTCGCTGCCGGTCACCCAGGTGGCCCTGGCCAGCGGCTTTGCCAGCGTGCGCCGCTTCAACGCCGCCTTTGCCCAGCGCTACCGGCTGCAGCCCGGCGCGCTGCGCAAGCAGTCGGCCGATGGCACGGCGGCCGCGGCAGCACCGCGCAGCGCCGCCCATGCGGGCCTGGCAAGGCACGCGGCCCATGCCGCCGGCGACGAGCTGCGCCTGGCCTGGCGGCCACCTTACGACCTGGCCGGCGTGCTGAGCTTTCTGGGCGCGCGTGCGCTGCCCGGCATCGAGCAGGTCGACGGCCTCGCGCTGCGGCGCACGCTGGCGCTCAGGCACCAGGGGCAGGTGCTGGCCGGCTGGGTGCAGGCGCGTTTTGATGCCGATCGGCACGAGCTGCGCCTGGCGCTGGCGCCCAGCCTGATGCCGGCAGTGGCCGCGGTGCGCGAGCGCGCCCGCCAGGCGCTCGATCTGGATGCCGACCCGGCGCGCATCGATGCGCAGATGGCCGGCCTGCCCGGCCCGGCGCGCCCTGGCGTGCGCGTGCCGGGTGGCTGGTGCGGCTTTGAATCGGCGATGCGGGTGATCCTCGGCCAGCAGGTCACGGTGGCCGCGGCGCGCACCCTCACCCGGCGCCTGGTCGAGCGTTTCGGCACGCCGCTCGACACCCCCTTTGCCGGGCTCGACCGGCTGTTTCCCAGCGCCGCCACGCTGGCCGCCGCGGCACCCGAGGACATCGGCACGCTGGGCATCGTGCGCCAGCGCGTGCGTGCGCTGCAGGCGCTGGCCCAGGCGGTGGCCGACGGCCAGCTGCAGTTGCACCGCGCTGCCCCGCTGCAGCCCACGCTCGATGCGCTGACCGCCCTGCCCGGCATCGGCGACTGGAGCGCGCAGCTGATCGCGATGCGCGCGCTGGCCTGGCCCGACGCCTGGCCGGCCAGCGACATCGGCATCCTCAACGCGCTGGGCACCCGCGACGTGAAGGCCGCCAGCGCCCAGGCCGAGGCCTGGCGGCCCTGGCGCGCCTATGCCGTGATGAACCTGTGGCTGAGCCTGGAGCTCAGTCCGCCCCTGCGCACGGACGAAGCCCCGGCCAAGCGCCCCGGCCTGCCCGCCGGGCCGTGCAAGCACCTGGAGACCACCCCATGACCCCGCACCCCAAGATCGAGGCGCAGACGCGCATCGCCAGCCCGCTGGGCCTGCTGCTGGCCACCGCCACCGCGCACGGCCTGGCCGGCCTGTGGTTCGATGCCCAGCAGCACCACCCCGGCACGCTGAACGTGCCCGACACGCCGCACCACCCGCATCTGCAGGCCGCCGCGCAGGCGCTGGCGCTGTACTTCGACGGCCAGCCGCCGCCGGCCGTGGCGCTGGATCTGCACGGCACGCCCTTCCAGTGCGCCGTGTGGCAGGCGCTGCTGGCCATCGGCCACGGCCGCACCAGCACCTACGCCGAGGTGGCCGCCAGCGTGGGTCGGCCGGCGGCGGTGCGCGCCGCCGGCGCCGCCATCGGCCGCAACCCGGTCGGCATCCTGGTGCCCTGCCACCGGGTGCTGGGCCGCGACGGCAGCCTCACCGGCTATGCCGGCGGCCTGCAGCGCAAGCAGGCGCTGCTGCAGCTGGAAGGCGCGCAGCGCTCGATCCTCGCCGCATGAAAAGCCGCGACCTGATCGACCTGCTGCTGCTGGCCGCCATCTGGGGCAGCTCGTTCCTGTTCATGCGCCTGGCGGCGCCGGCCTTCGGGCCGGTGGCCCTGGCCTTTGTGCGGGTGGCCGGCGCGGCGCTGATGCTGCTGCCGCTGCTGGTGTGGCGCGGCGAGTGGCCGGCGCTGCGCGCGCACTGGCGCCTGATGCTGGTGCTGGGCCTCACCAATTCGGGCCTGCCCTTCCTGTGCTTCGGCTACGCGGCACTCACGCTGCCGGCCGGCCTGGCCTCGATCTTCAATGCCGCCACACCCATGACCACGGCCCTGATCGCCTGGGCCTGGCTGGGTGACCCCTTGAGCCGGCCGCGCGCCCTCGGCCTGGCCATCGGCTTTGCCGGCGTGGCCGGGCTGGCGCTGCAGAAGTCGCTGGCCGGTGGCACGCTCGGCGGCTGGCAGCTCGACGGCGGCGCCGCGCTGGCCGTGGGCGCCTGCCTGCTGGGCACGCTGATGTACGGCCATGCCGGCAACTTCTCGCGCCGGCACCTGAGCGGCGTGCCGGCCATGGCCTTGGCCACCGGCACCCAGGCCGCTGCGGCGCTGGCGCTGGCCGTGCCGGCCGCCCTCACCTGGCCGGCCACGCCACCCTCGCCGGCGCACTGGGCCATGGCCGCGGCACTGGCGCTGCTGTGCTCGGCGCTGGCCTACATCCTGTACTTCCGGCTGATCGCCCGCGTGGGGCCCACGTCAGCCGCCACCGTCACTTTTCTGGTGCCGGTGTTCGCCAGCGCCTGGGGCGCGCTGGTGCTGGGCGAGGCCCTCACGCTGCCCATGTTGCTGGGCGGCCTGGTGATCCTGGCCGGCACGGCCCTGGTGCTGGGCCTGTGGCCCCGCCGGCGACCGGCCGCGGCAGCCTAAAATCGCGGGTTTTCCGTCAACTTCCAGCAGCGAGATCTCCCCCGTGGGCGCCAACATCCTTCAGAAGCTTCCCGTCGGCGAACGCGTCGGCATCGCGTTTTCCGGTGGCCTGGACACCAGCGCCGCCGTGCTGTGGATGCGCAAGAAGGGCGCCGTGCCCTGCGCCTACACCGCCAACCTGGGCCAGCCCGACGAGACGGATTACGACGAGATCCCGCGCAAGGCCCTGGCCTACGGCGCCGAGATGGCGCGCCTGATCGACTGCCGCGCGCAGCTGGTGGCCGAGGGCATTGCCGCCATCCAGTGCGGGGCCTTCCACATCACCACCGCCGGTGCCACCTACTTCAACACCACGCCGCTGGGCCGCGCCGTGACCGGCACCGCGCTGGTGGTGGCGATGCGCGACGACGGCGTCAACATCTGGGGCGACGGCAGCACCTACAAGGGCAATGACATCGAGCGCTTCTACCGCTACGGCCTGCTGGCCAACCCGGCGCTGCGCATCTACAAGCCCTGGCTCGACCAGACCTTCATCGACGAGCTGGGCGGCCGCAAGGAGATGAGCGAGTTCCTCATCGCCAACGGCTTCGACTACAAGATGAGCGTCGAAAAGGCCTACAGCACCGACAGCAACATGCTGGGCGCCACGCACGAGGCCAAGGACCTCGAGTTCCTGAACGCCGGCATCCGCATCGTCAACCCGATCATGGGCGTGGCCTTCTGGCGCGACGACGTGGTGGTCAAGGCCGAAGAGGTGACCGTGCGCTTCGAGGAAGGCCAGCCGGTGGCACTGAACGGCCGCACGTTTGCCAGCGCGGTCGATTTGTTCGAGGAAGCCAACCGCATCGGCGGCCGCCATGGCCTGGGCATGTGCGACCAGATCGAGAACCGCATCATCGAGGCCAAGAGCCGCGGCATCTACGAGGCCCCGGGCATGGCCCTGCTGCACATCGCCTACGAGCGCCTGGTCACCGGCATCCACAACGAAGACACCATCGAGCAGTACCGCGCCAATGGCCGCCGCCTGGGCAAGCTGCTGTACCAGGGCCGCTGGTTCGACCCGCAAAGCCTGATGCTGCGCGAGACCGCCCAGCGCTGGGTGGCACGCGCCATCACCGGCGAGGTGACGCTGGAGCTGCGCCGCGGCAACGACTACTCGCTGCTCGACACCGCCAGCCCCAACCTCACCTACGCGCCCGAGCGCCTGAGCATGGAGAAGGTGGAAGACGCCGCGTTCACGCCGGCCGACCGCATCGGCCAGCTGACCATGCGCAATCTCGACATCAGCGACACGCGCGACAAGCTGGGCATCTACACCCGCACCGGCCTGCTGGGCGGTGCCGAGGGCTCGATCCCGCTGCTGTCGTCGCCGGGCGGCGAGTCGGGCAGCGGTTCGTCGGGCCAGTGAGGCCGGCGCCCACCGGGCGCCGCTGGCCGCTCAGTGCGGCGTGCCGGTGCCCTGGTCGGCGTCGTTCAGGGTCTTGAGAAAGGCCAGCAGGTCGGCGATGTCCTGGTTGCCCGGCTGCCAGGCACCATTGAACGGCCGGCCCGCCGCCAGGTTGCCGCGGTAGTACCAGGGCAGATCGTTGTAGCGCCGGTCGGCCGAGCCATCGGCCTTGCGATACCACCGCGCGGCCTGCGTGTCGCGCTCGAAGTGGAAGCGCACCGCGTCTTCCAGCGTGGTCACCGCGGCATTGTGAAAGTACGGGCCGGTGTGCTCGACGTTGCGCAGCGTGGGCGTCTTGAACAGGCCGCAGTAGCGCGGCAGCAGCTTGACCAGCAGATCGGCCACGTTGTTGGTGCGGGCCTTCTCGCGGGCGCACAGGCCCAGGTCAAAGTAGGCCGGGTCGGCGTTCTTGGGGCCGGCATGGTTGCGCGGCACACCCAGCGCGGCATAGCCGAAGTTGGTGAACAGCGAGGTCTTGGTCAGCGAGGCGGTGTGGCAGGCCACGCAGTTGCCGCGCTGCGGGTTGCTGAACAGCGCCCAGCCGCGCGCCTCGGCCTCGGTGAAGCTGGCCTTGCCGGCCTGCACCTGGTCGAACTTGCTGTCGAACAGGTTGTAGTCGGCGTCGCCACGCTGGTACACCTCGAGCAGCACCGCCACCTCCTTGAACAGCGCGGTGTCGCTGGCGATCTTCTCGGGCGCATCGACGTACAGCGCCTGGATCTGCGGCCAGTACGGCGCGCTGCGCACCAGGTCGGTCAGGGCCTTGGGCTCGGTGGCGCTGCCCGGCAGCGCCTGCTCCACCGGGTTGAAGAACGGCCCGCCGTGAAAGGCCTGGCCGAAGCGGTCGTCGGCCCGGCCGTCCCACAGGTAGCCGCCCGAGGGCGTGCCCAGCAGGCTCAGGCGGAACGGTGGCGTCAGGTTCAGGTAGCGACCGGTCATCGACGAGCGCATGCCGGCCTGGTCGAGCAGGGGCCCGCCCAGCGGCAGCCGCGTGCCCGGCGCGTCGGCATGGCCCGAGCCCTCGACGTGGCAGGTGCCGCAGGACATGCGGCCGCTGGCCGACAGCCGCACATCGTGGAACAACAGGTTGCCGGCCTCGATGGCCGCTTCGCTGTCCACCGGGGTGACCGCGGCGGCCTGGGCGCGCATGGTCGGCGCCGGGCTGGCGGGCGTGCCGTCGGCTTGCAGTGCGGGCGGATCGGCGTCGCTGGGCTGGGCGCTGTCCGAGACCACGGTGCGGCTGGCCAGGTCATCGGCCTGCTGGGCCGTGCGCTCGGCCTCGGTCTCGCTGCCGCCACCGCAGGCGCTCAGCACCAGGGCGCAGATCAACAGGCTGGCGGCCGTGAGGGAAGGTCGGGCAATGGGCATGGCTTGGCTGGGCATTTCTGAGAAAGCGTGGCTGGAATGTTGCTGCTCGTGCAAGGCAACGCAAGGACAGCCGCGATGCTAGTCAGGAGCCCTGGTCTACCCGCCCCGCACACGCGGGGGTGACCGCCCAGCCAACAGCCCAGAGCAGCGGCGTCGGGCCGTGGAACGTGACTTCGATTCCACTGTTCTGGCGGCCGCTGCGGCAGCGGCCGTTCACACGCCCCGGGCAGGGCCGCCATGGGGCGCCGCTGCACCGCAGCCGACAGGCCGCGCGAAACGCCTGCTCAGCCGCGCACGCAGTTGCGTCCGCCGTGCTTGGCCTCGTAGAGGCGGCGGTCGGCCAGGTCGATCAGGGCCGGTGCGTCGGCCCGCTCGAGCGACCAGCAGGCCACGCCCCAGCTCATGGTCTGGTGGTGCTGCAGGTTGCCGCCGCCAGTGCCGTCATCGAGCATGAAGCCCTGGCTGGCCACGGCCTCGCGCAGCCGCTCGGCCAGCGCCAGCGCCGTGGCCTGTGGCGTGCCTGGCAGCAGCACGCCAAACTCCTCGCCGCCCAGGCGGCCCAGCAGATCGCCCTGGCGCAGCCGCGCCTGCACGCGCTGCACCACCTGCTGCAGCAGCGTGTCGCCGGCGCTGTGGCCGTACTGGTCGTTGACGCGCTTGAAGAAGTCGAGGTCGCCGCACAGCACCGCCGGCGGCGGGCCGCCCTGGGCCGCCAGGCGCACGGCGGTGGCCAGCGCATCGCGCCAGTAGCGGCGGTTCCATGCGCCGGTCAGGCCATCCACGTTGGCCAGGTGCCAGGCGCGCGCATGCACGGCCGATTCAGGGTTGCCGGCGGCCAGAAAGCGCAGCTGCAGCTTGCCCAGGCAGACCCGGTCGCCATCGGCCAGCCACTGCGGCTGCTCGATGCGCCGGCCGTTCACCCAGCTGCCGTTCGACGAACCCAGGTCGCGCAGGCAGATGCCTTGCGCCGACACCTGCAGCTCGGCATGGCGGCGGCTGAGGTTCGGGTCGTCGAGGTACAGGCTGGCGCCGTGGCCGCGACCGATCACCGAGCTGCCGGGCTCCAGCACCAGGCGGCGGCCGGTTTCGGCGCCGCTGTAGACCACCAGGCAGGCCGGGCGCGCATGCGGCTCAAGACCCATCGGCTGGGTGAGCGCGCCGGTTGGCAGTTCGATGGTCGATGAGTCCCACATGACGGCTGGTGTTCTCGGCGGTGTTTGACGCGGTGGTGGCGCCCTGCCTCGGGCCGATCAGGCCGCGGACGCCAAGCCGACGGTATAGCCGATCGGCGCCGCCAGCGAACACCCGGTTACGAACGCGGCGCGCAGTTGTGCGCGCCCACCCGGGCCAGATACCCACCCGGGTTCACCACTGCAGCCGCCACGCAACGCGGCGCAGGCCGGGCTCAGGGCCGCGCCAGCAGCGCCAGGGCCTGCGCCAGGTCGGCCTGCAGATCGGCCACCGCCTCCAGCCCGATCGACAGGCGCACCAGGTGGCCGGGCAGCGCCGAGCGGTCGGCACGCATGCCGTCGAGCTCGTAGGGCACCACCAGGCTGACCGGGCCGCCCCAGCTGAAACCGATCTTGAACAGGCGCAGCGCATCGACAAAGGCGTCCACCTGTTCGCGGCGCAGGCCGGGATCGAGCAGCACCGAGAACAGCCCAGCCGCCGCCGTGCAGTGCGCCGCCCAGTGGGCATGGCCCGGCGCACCGGGCAGCGCCGGGTGCAAGACCCGGGTCACGCCCGGCTGGCTGGCCAGCCAGGCCGCCAGCTGGCGCGCCGCGGCATCGTGGGCGTGGTAACGCAGCGCCAGCGTGGGCAGGCCACGCAGCACCAGCTCGGCGTCGTTGGCCGCCACGCCCAGGCCCAGTTGCCCGTGCACGCGCAGCAGGCGCTGGTGCAGCCTGTCGTCGCGCGTGAGCACTGCGCCCATCAGCACGTCGGCGCCGCCCGAGGGGTACTTGGTGAGCGCATGCATCACCACATCGACCCCCAGATCAAAGGCGCGAAAGGCCAGGCCGGCGCCCCAGGTGTTGTCCAGCGCGGTCAGCACGCCGCGCGCCCGGGCGGCCGCCACCAGGGCCGTCAGATCGGGGAACTCCATGGTCACCGAGCCGGCGGCCTCGAGCCACACCAGCTTCGTGCGCTCGGTGATGCGCGCGGCCAGGTCGGCCGGGTTCATCGGGTCGTAGAGCTGGTGCGTGATGCCCCAGCGCGCCAGCACGCTGGCCGCCAGGTCGGCCGAGGGGCCGTAGACATTGGCCGGCAGCAGCAGTTCGTCGCCCTGGCCCAGCAGCGCCAGGTTGACGTGGGTGATGGCCGCCAGGCCGCTGGGCGACAGGATGCAATGGCGCCCGCCCTCCAGCGTGGCCAGGCGCTCTTCCAGCTGGTAGGTGGTGGGCGTGCCGCGCAGGCCGTAGGTGTAGCCGGTCTTGGCGGTGTAGCTGCGCCCGCGCAGCGCCGCCACGCTGGGAAAGATCACCGTCGAGGCCTTGAACACGCCGGGTGGCACGGCCGCCCAGCCCTCGGGCGGCTGGTACGGGTGGTGGATCAGGCCGGTGATCAAGTCGTCGGAATCAGGCATGGCGGCATCTCGTCGGATGGGGCGCACCAGGCAATGTGGCCACGCCACGGTCCTGGTTCCCCGTGTGGGGACGGCCGGCCGCGGCCGGCCCGGGGGCAATCAGAACGGCAGGCCGACCAGGTCGTGGCCCTCGACGGCCACGATGCGGGCCTTGGTGAACTCGCCCACCTTCAGCGTCTTGCTGGCCTTCTCGGGCGGCAGCAGGCGAACGGCGCCGTCGATCTCGGGCGCATCGGCAAAGCTGCGGCCACGGCCGCCCTTGCGGCCCAGCCCCGGCGCGTGATCCACCAGCACCTGCATGGTGGCGCCCACGCGGCGCGCCAGGCGCTGCACCGACACCTGCTCGGCCACCGCCATGAAGCGCGCACGGCGCTCCTCGCGCACCTCGTCGGGCAAGGCACCGGGCAGCTCGTTGGCCGTGGCGCCCTTGACCGGCGAGTAGGCAAAGCAGCCGGCGCGGTCGATCTGCGCCTCGCGCACGAAGTTCAGCAGGTGCTCGAACTCTTCTTCGGTCTCGCCCGGAAAACCGGCGATGAAGGTGCTGCGGATCACCAGCTCGGGGCAGGCCGCGCGCCAGGCCAGCAGGCGCTCGAGGTTCTTCTCGCCCGAGGCTGGGCGCTTCATGCGGCGCAGCACATCGGGGTGGCTGTGCTGGAAGGGCACGTCGAGGTAGGGCAGGATCTGCCCCGACGCCATCAGCGGCAGCAGCTCGTCGACGTGCGGGTACGGATAGACGTAGTGCAGCCGCACCCAGGCGCCATGCGCGGC
This portion of the Aquabacterium sp. OR-4 genome encodes:
- a CDS encoding phosphomannomutase/phosphoglucomutase; protein product: MQVHASVFKAYDIRGVVGKTIDETFAEHLGRAFGSEAVAAGEKAVAVGRDGRVSGPGLAAALIRGLKSTGLDVVDLGAVTTPMLYYVAATRSAQGCSSGIQVTGSHNPKDYNGFKMVLAGRAIYGDDIQKLRQRMESETYTAKRGRVGKMDILAEYTQRILGDCQLKRPMKIVVDSGNGIPGASAPGILRAMGCEVVDLYSQVDGDFPNHHPDPSKPENLEVLKTVVRATGAELGLAFDGDGDRLGVVTAGGNIIYPDRQIMLFARDILKRNKRAHIIFDVKCSQRVPEVIKAAGGKPLLWKTGHSLVKAKLKEIGAPFAGEMSGHLFFGERWYGFDDAMYTAARLLEILSREKNPSAVLDALPTSFSTPELNVPCAEGEHHQVVADLLARVADGRLAFPGGEVGTIDGLRVDFADGFGLIRGSNTTPVLVLRFEGHSAEALARIEKQFMAALREVKPDAHIQQAAH
- a CDS encoding sensor histidine kinase, with amino-acid sequence MNTPAAAAAAATATATATAAPAGPAPAARPNLWQQAWRNWHDWRHRPALLSRDWCLAWLCTLAFCMAIALIFTVIGYLVHCRNGCRVSPAGWALWYGRNLIVSLSIGALIHLMHEVLGRTWLTVARLRRWPMWRRSLVFTLVTLVGMAIGWPLGMQLAGFDLGPVRHYLGGQARIDVTGSLLLSLLIGLGFHLWFSAKARQLEAERRATEAQLKLMQGQIEPHFLFNTLAGVVATIEADPPRARQMLQAFTDHLRHALGALRRDDGPLADELALAGTYLQLMQLRMEDRLQVCIEAEPAAAAAVVPPLLLQPLIENAIHHGLEPAIDGGTVTVQARVLDGRLVLSVHDNGRGLDAPPRPGHPGHRGNGVALHNLRERLASRYGTAATLSVVAAHPGTRATLVLPLQAPPT
- a CDS encoding LytR/AlgR family response regulator transcription factor; amino-acid sequence: MTDRLPEHPARLPHGRPAPTALVADDEPALARALVAQLATAWPALRIVAVARHGDEAAERIAALQPDLAFLDIQMPGQSGLDVAEGIEGPTRVVFVTAYDQHAVQAFDQQALDYLLKPVSHERLARTVARLQQHLAADHAAATGQAPAPAADARLLAALRQLAQAPAPPASPPLRWIRASAGDLTHQLAVEQVLFFRADDKYTCVQTAGAEHLIRTPIVELAAQLDAQQFVQVHRSTLVNLAHLAGTRRDEASRLWLRLHGWPHELPVSRAYVHLFKPM
- a CDS encoding DNA-3-methyladenine glycosylase 2 family protein translates to MPRPTHTPLTTHGDGSEGALQGDAAYQVLRSRDARFDGRLFVGVTSTGIYCRPVCRVRQPRRENCRFFGQAALAEAAGFRPCLRCRPELAPGLSLTDSSDVLAAQAARLLAQAVHEGVDDALPAILPGVAARLGITDRHLRRIFQRAHGVTPMAWLTTQRLLLAKQLLTDTSLPVTQVALASGFASVRRFNAAFAQRYRLQPGALRKQSADGTAAAAAPRSAAHAGLARHAAHAAGDELRLAWRPPYDLAGVLSFLGARALPGIEQVDGLALRRTLALRHQGQVLAGWVQARFDADRHELRLALAPSLMPAVAAVRERARQALDLDADPARIDAQMAGLPGPARPGVRVPGGWCGFESAMRVILGQQVTVAAARTLTRRLVERFGTPLDTPFAGLDRLFPSAATLAAAAPEDIGTLGIVRQRVRALQALAQAVADGQLQLHRAAPLQPTLDALTALPGIGDWSAQLIAMRALAWPDAWPASDIGILNALGTRDVKAASAQAEAWRPWRAYAVMNLWLSLELSPPLRTDEAPAKRPGLPAGPCKHLETTP
- a CDS encoding methylated-DNA--[protein]-cysteine S-methyltransferase, encoding MTPHPKIEAQTRIASPLGLLLATATAHGLAGLWFDAQQHHPGTLNVPDTPHHPHLQAAAQALALYFDGQPPPAVALDLHGTPFQCAVWQALLAIGHGRTSTYAEVAASVGRPAAVRAAGAAIGRNPVGILVPCHRVLGRDGSLTGYAGGLQRKQALLQLEGAQRSILAA